One genomic window of Cololabis saira isolate AMF1-May2022 chromosome 3, fColSai1.1, whole genome shotgun sequence includes the following:
- the LOC133440446 gene encoding gastrula zinc finger protein XlCGF49.1-like, producing the protein MRRHGDHEDAAVPSDSNCKSKLTRTHTGKKAFSCSTCRKQFSKGCNLMDHVKIHTGERPYLCNTCGKTFTTLSNLKRHITTHTGEKPYICKTCGKSYTDRSGLLVHSRTHTGEKPYLCNTCSKTFTKSSHLKSHIYTHTGEKPYICKTCGKRYTERSTLVIHSRIHTGERPYLCNTCSKTFTQLSSLKQHMTTHMDEKPYLCKTCNKGFSRRIDLLSHMKIHPEEKSGDS; encoded by the coding sequence atgagacgacacggtgaccacgaagatgctgctgtcccgtcagacagcaactgtaaatcaaagctgaccaggacccacacggggaagaaggcgttttcttgcagcacttgcaggaaacaGTTCAGTAAAGgttgtaatttaatggatcacgtgaagatccacactggcgaaaggccatacctgtgcaacacctgcggaaaaacctttactacaTTATCaaatcttaaacggcacataaccacacacacgggcgagaagccctacatttgcaaaacatgtggaaaaagttacacagaTCGTTCCGGCCtgctggttcactcgaggacccacaccggcgaaaagccatacctgtgcaacacttgcagcaaaacctttactaaatcatcacatcttaaaagccacatatacacgcacacgggcgagaagccctacatctgcaaaacatgtggaaaaaggtaCACAGAACGTTCAACCCTGGTtattcactcgaggatccacacgggcgaaaggccgtacctgtgcaacacctgcagcaaaacctttactcaATTATCATCTCTTAAACAGCACATGACCACGCACATGGACGAGAAGCcgtatttgtgcaagacgtgcaacaaaggttttagccgcagaattgatttgctgagtcacatgaaaattcacccggaggagaagtctggtgactcgtga